GGGTTTCCCCATTCGGAAATCCCCGGATCAAAGCCTGCTTGCGGCTCCCCGAGGCTTATCGCAGCTAGCCACGTCCTTCTTCGTCTGTTGGCGCCAAGGCATCCACCGTACGCCCTTAGTAGCTTGACCATAAAACTCACCGAACACGCCCGTTTCTTTTTTCCTGTCCGGAAATTCGAAACAGAAACCCTGAAGACGCCACGAGAGTCTTGCAGCTCCCATGAACATGCTCCCGGGCAAACGCGCGCGGAGAGTTCGCCTTTCCACTTGCGCTACTCGAGCAAAACTTGCGGATCATTGCACGCACGAACTTGAGATCGCACGCGCAATGGCCAGCTTCCTTCGGTTGTCAAAGAACCAATCCCGCTCGATTTCTTGCGGGACTCTCCGCTCCCGGCGGAGCCGCCAACCCTGCAATTCTTGCTTGGCGGACAATAAAAAACCCGGCGTCAAGCGCCGGGCGATTCCTTCCACAGTATCCTCGGAAGGATTTGCTCGAAGCTCGACAGCTTTCTATCCGGTGCTCGTAGTCAACCTCACCTCTTTGATGAAAGGGAGATTACCGGCCCGTCGGGTCCTCTGGGCGCCCCGCCCAGTCTTCCGACATCAGATAAGTATACGGATTTTCCCCCTTGCGTCAAGTAGGATGCAAATTATTTTTGAGAGGTTTCCCGATTGCGCCTGTGAATTTCACCGGGTGTGTGGATAATCCTCAAGGCTAGGCCGATGCCGCGTCCCGACGTGAAACTTCGAGTCGTTCAATCTTACTGGTGCTCGTGTTCCATTCGGACCCGATCAAGACGTAACTGTCCCCATCCTCGGCCCCTCCGAACAATGTTGCTTGGCGCTTGCAGTTGGCGAGGTGTCTTTCAAGAAGATCTGCGTTCGGACATACATTGACCCAGACTCGGACGTCCGCGCGTGCTTGTGCAAGTTTCTGGAAGTCTCTGTCTACGTCGGCCGCCGTCTCAACGTTCCCTTCGCCGGGGCGCAACTCCGATTCCAAGGTCATTGCCTGCTGAATCAGCATCCCTCTGTCTAGTCTGTCTAGAGTGTACCAGACCATGTCATAAAGAAATTCTCCTTCGTCGGCATTCCGATAATGTCTCCTGTTTGCGGCTACTTGGAACCCTAGCCGCTTCCCCAAGTCCCCGAAGATTTCCTTAACAAACCTCGTCGTTGCGCCCCGACCTTCGCTGCGCCAACGAGTGATTAGGGCCCCGTTTGCGAATGCCTCGTTTGCCGCCTTTTCGATTTGCTCTGCAAGTTCAGCTCGAGTCGTTGACATCAAAGATTCCCCCCTTCATTTGAATGGATCGACGCCAATCAAACAATCGAATAGCCATCCCTCTTTGTAATCCCATGCTCATGGAGGGCGAGCCTTATACGTGATGCGCGCGCCATTCCGCTCTCCGAATGGACTTGGCTCGAAGTAGGCGGGCGTGCGCACGAGTTGCTTGTCCGGCACCAAGTACCGCTTGTGAATCCCGGGCGGATTTTGGACGAGATAATAGCCCTCGCCGAAACGTTCCGCAAGCTCCGGCCAGACGACGTAGATTTCCTCCTTCGGTTTCTCTATTTCGCCGACGAATTCCTTCTTCGTTATCGTGCGAACCTTCCCGTCTGCGGATTCCGTTTCTTCCAAAACGCGCCAGACCTTGAAGCTTTCGGCGGCCATTTTTGGCCCTCCTCTTTGAACAAGAGCTGCGCGTATAAAGCGCAAAAAAGTGCCCATCACATTCATTGACCGTAAGTGGTGCAATTACAAATAGTTGAGCGTTCGCGCCCGTACTAGAAGGCTTGGGGCCAGTCTTTGAAAGGAAGGAGCTTAGCTGTAGTGCGTTTTTGAGTGTCGCGAGCCGTTTCGCGCTATATCATTCAGACTCAAAGGGTCATTCGGACAAGGTCCATCGCAAGCAGGGAGAGAGAAACGTTGAATAAGAGAGATCAGCCGTGCGTAGGTATTTTTTATCTCGTTGGCCGCAGACTCTTCATCGATTCAACTCCAATGGAGGAGGCCAACTCCTGGGGCGAATTTGCCGTTCATGAGCCGAGCCATCTCCGCTACTGGGGGCAGTTGACTAAAAACCGCGCCGTGCCCGAGGCGGAGTATGACGAGTATCCTCGCGGGCGAGTAGGGTTCAATAGGAACACGCGTGAATATCTGCTGCTAGCAGACGCTTGTATCCTGCGTAACAAAAATCTCGTCAAAACGATTCTGCGAAGGATGAATCTTCCGGCGGGAACGAAAATTGACAGAGATAGCCATTACCGATGCGCTCGCTGCTTGGGGAGAACCAAGTCTGACTGAAATTGGAGCCCCTTTAATCACGCAATCGGTGGATGTATTCGTCGGCAGACTCGGACGACCTTATACACTTGCCCGAGCCGCGCGCCAGAAGAAGTGGGTCAGCCTTCCCTTTTGTTTCAGATTTCAAGCGATGAATGAGTCGTGCAAGCAGTGTCCTTACTTGGAGCATCTCTATTGCGTCTCCTCATGGTCCAAATTGCAGGCGAGGGGCGTGAGAGATTCGGGGTCGTGCGGGCGGGAGCGAATGCAGGGGATCTGGCGGGGGCCAAGGCAGCATATCTAGTTGCGCTGCACAGAGGGCCCGCGGACGCGGCGCAATGGTCATACTACGGTAGCATGTTGATGAACATGCACGATGACGCCGACGCCCGCGCCGCTCTCGAAAAAGGTGTCGCGATCGATGCGAAAAACACGGAAGCGCTCAACAATCTCGCCTGGTTTTACGCGACAAGCTTTCACAAGAAGTTTCGCAATCCGGCCAAGGCGTTGCGTTTCTCATTGCGGTCCAATGATTTGAGTGCATGGCAAAACGCCAGTTACATCGATACTTACGCCGCTGCGCTGGATTTGGCAGGAAAACACGACGACGCCGCGATTGTCGAGCAAGAGGCTGTATATCTTGCGCCCAAGCGTACTGACTTTCAAGAAACCTTGAAAAAGTATGAATTGGAATTGTCGCAGTCAAAGCACTCTCCGAAGAGCGCTCCTGCCGAAAGAAACCAGGCAAATTGATATTTGCCCTGGGTAAGCCCGTCAGCTTCTCATGATCCAAATGCCCCCTGGAGGAACGCCATCGAATTTCCTTGCTCTGGGCCATCCAAATTTCATCGCCAATCATCTACAGGTATCACGACGCGCATTTTGCAAGTAACTAGAGCGCTGTCAGGGCTGTCAGGAAAAATAGAATTTCGGAAGCAGTACCGAACTGCAATACAACAGCGCCGTAAGGACGGAAAGGAGCACGTATCATGGCAGGAACCACGATGTCGCGTCGAAACTTGCTGCAAGCAGGAGGCTGCGCGCTGGCTGGCGGGATTGCCTTGTTTCACGCACCAAGGGTATTCGGAGAGAAAAAGCCAAGTTCAGCGGTAACACCATCAGGCATGGCAAAAGAGGAGATCATCCGGAAGTATTATTCAGCTTGGGAAAATAAGGACTGGAGCACAGTCGATCGTGTGCTCGCCGAAGATTTCACCTTCACGAGTCCCAACCACGACGACCACATCAGCAAGAGTACCTTCAAAACAAGATGCTGGCCGCAGACGAACTATATCAAGCATTTTGATTTGGAAAGCGTAGTCGAAAACGGCGACGAGGTCTTTGTCAAATATCTTTGCCACACCAAAGACGGTAAA
The window above is part of the Candidatus Acidiferrales bacterium genome. Proteins encoded here:
- a CDS encoding nuclear transport factor 2 family protein, coding for MAGTTMSRRNLLQAGGCALAGGIALFHAPRVFGEKKPSSAVTPSGMAKEEIIRKYYSAWENKDWSTVDRVLAEDFTFTSPNHDDHISKSTFKTRCWPQTNYIKHFDLESVVENGDEVFVKYLCHTKDGKSFQNIEDFKFKDGKVQSIRCYFGQDLGFPSAASLGRR